A single window of Nomascus leucogenys isolate Asia chromosome 18, Asia_NLE_v1, whole genome shotgun sequence DNA harbors:
- the ADO gene encoding 2-aminoethanethiol dioxygenase, whose translation MPRDNMASLIQRIARQACLTFRGSGGGRGASDRGAASGPEAPMPPGFPENLSKLKSLLTQVRAEDLNIAPRKATLQPLPPNLPPVTYMHIYETDGFSLGVFLLKSGTSIPLHDHPGMHGMLKVLYGTVRISCMDKLDAGGGQRPRALPPEQQFEPPLQPREREAVRPGVLRSRAEYTEASGPCILTPHRDNLHQIDAVEGPAAFLDILAPPYDPDDGRDCHYYRVLEPVRPKEASSSACDLPREVWLLETPQADDFWCEGEPYPGPKVFP comes from the coding sequence ATGCCCCGAGACAACATGGCCTCCTTGATCCAACGGATCGCCCGCCAGGCTTGCCTCACCTTCCGGGGCAGCGGGGGCGGCCGCGGCGCTTCCGATCGCGGCGCGGCTTCTGGCCCGGAGGCGCCGATGCCGCCGGGCTTCCCCGAGAACCTGAGCAAGCTGAAGAGCCTCCTGACCCAGGTCCGCGCCGAGGACTTGAACATCGCCCCGCGCAAGGCCACACTGCAGCCGCTGCCGCCCAACCTGCCGCCAGTCACCTACATGCACATCTACGAGACAGACGGCTTCAGCCTGGGCGTGTTCCTGCTCAAGAGCGGCACGTCCATCCCGCTGCACGACCACCCGGGCATGCACGGCATGCTCAAGGTGCTATACGGCACCGTGCGCATCAGCTGCATGGACAAGCTAGACGCAGGCGGCGGGCAACGGCCGCGGGCCTTGCCGCCCGAGCAGCAGTTCGAGCCACCGCTGCAGCCCCGGGAGCGAGAAGCTGTGCGGCCGGGCGTGCTGCGTTCGCGGGCCGAGTACACCGAGGCCAGCGGCCCCTGCATCCTCACACCGCACCGGGACAACCTGCACCAGATCGACGCCGTGGAAGGGCCTGCCGCCTTCCTGGACATCCTGGCCCCGCCCTACGACCCGGACGATGGCCGGGACTGCCACTATTACCGGGTGCTGGAGCCAGTCAGGCCCAAGGAGGCCTCCAGCTCGGCCTGTGACCTGCCTCGAGAGGTGTGGCTCCTGGAGACCCCACAGGCCGATGACTTCTGGTGCGAGGGAGAACCCTATCCAGGTCCCAAGGTCTTCCCTTGA